One Leopardus geoffroyi isolate Oge1 chromosome C1, O.geoffroyi_Oge1_pat1.0, whole genome shotgun sequence DNA segment encodes these proteins:
- the BCAR3 gene encoding breast cancer anti-estrogen resistance protein 3 isoform X4 has translation MQDRRALSLKAHQSESYLPIGCKLPPQSPGVDTSPCPNSPVFRTGSEPTLSPAVVRRVSSDARAGEALRGSDSQLCPKPPPKPCKAPVLKAPPSPSTWLNSEANYCELNPGFAAGCDRGTRPPLCAQDSYVELLTAKQNGAPGPRNSGINYLTLDDDVGAGPWEAPATQKDQGQEDEVEFVPPRLETASSFRPNDFESKLLPPENKPLETAMLKRAKELFTNNDPKVIAQHMLSMDCVVARILEVSEEMRKNMGVSSGLELITLPYGHQLRLDIIERHNTMAIGIAVDILGCTGSLEDRAATLNRIIQVAVELKDSMGDLYSFSAIMKALEMPQITRLEKTWTALRHQYTQTAILYEKQLKPFSKILHEGRESTCVPPNKISVPLLMPLVTLMERQEVTFEGTDMWEKNDESCEIMLNHLATARLMAEAADSYRMNAERILEGFQPDEEMSEIFKTEFQMRLLWGSKGAQVNQTERYEKFNQILTALSRKLEPPPIKQAEL, from the exons ATGCAGGACAGAAGAGCCTTATCCCTCAAAGCCCACCAGTCGGAAAGTTACCTGCCAATTG GCTGTAAGTTGCCCCCTCAATCCCCAGGCGTGGACACAAGCCCCTGCCCAAACTCACCCGTTTTCAGGACGGGCAGTGAGCCCACCCTGAGCCCGGCGGTGGTTCGGAGGGTCTCCTCGGACGCGAGGGCAGGGGAGGCTCTAAGGGGCTCAGACAGCCAGCTGTGCCCCAAACCACCCCCCAAGCCCTGCAAGGCACCTGTCCTCAAGGCTCCCCCGTCTCCATCTACCTGGCTCAACTCTGAGGCCAACTACTGTGAACTGAACCCAGGCTTTGCTGCAGGCTGTGACAGGGGAACAAGGcctcccctctgtgcccaggACAGCTACGTGGAGCTGCTAACGGCCAAGCAGAATGGGGCGCCAGGGCCCCGGAACTCTGGCATCAACTACTTGACCCTTGATGATGATGTTGGGGCTGGGCCTTGGGAGGCACCGGCCACCCAGAAGGACCAGGGGCAGGAGGACGAGGTAGAGTTTGTGCCGCCCCGACTGGAGACTGCCTCCTCATTCAGACCCAATGACTTCGAGTCAAAGCTCCTTCCTCCCGAGAACAAGCCCCTGGAAACAGCAATGCTGAAGCGGGCAAAAGAACTGTTCACCAACAATGACCCCAAGGTCATCGCCCAGCACATGCTGAGCATGGACTGCGTG GTCGCTAGGATACTTGAAGTCTCCGAAGAGATGAGGAAGAACATGGGTGTGagctcagggctggaactcattaCCTTGCCGTATGGCCACCAGCTGCGCCTGGACATAATTGAAAG ACACAACACGATGGCCATCGGCATCGCAGTGGACATTCTGGGCTGCACGGGCTCTTTGGAGGACCGAGCAGCCACCCTCAATAGGATCATCCAGGTGGCGGTGGAACTGAAAGACTCCATGGGGGACCTCTATTCTTTCTCGGCCATCATGAAAGCCCTGGAAATGCCACAG atCACAAGATTAGAAAAAACATGGACTGCCCTCCGGCACCAATACACCCAGACCGCCATCCTCTATGAGAAACAGCTGAAGCCTTTCAGCAAAATCCTGCATGAAGGCAGAG AGTCTACGTGTGTTCCCCCCAACAAAATATCAGTCCCACTATTGATGCCTCTTGTGACCTTAATGGAGCGCCAGGAGGTCACTTTTGAAGGAACTGacatgtgggaaaaaaatgacGAAAGCTGTGAGATTATGCTGAACCACTTGGCAACAGCCCGTCTCATGGCAGAGGCTGCAGACAGCTACCGGATGAACGCCGAGAGGATCTTGGAAG gTTTTCAACCAGatgaagaaatgagtgaaatCTTCAAGACTGAATTTCAAATGCGATTGCTATGGGGCAGCAAAGGTGCACAAGTCAATCAGACAGAAAGATATGAGAAATTCAACCAGATTTTAACTGCCCTCTCACGTAAATTGGAACCTCCTCCAATAAAGCAGGCAGAGCTTTGA